In Lacrimispora indolis DSM 755, a genomic segment contains:
- a CDS encoding ECF transporter S component, with product MNMTKKTSKLTLMAMLCALAFVAVVAIRIPLIPILPFLEYEPKDIIILTGGFLFGPMSAALISVIVSFVEMFTISSTGIIGLIMNILSTVAFVCPAAYLYKKRHSMWGAFFGMVLGTLLMTLVMVLWNYLITPIYMGYPREAVVKLLLPAFIPFNLLKGGINTALTLLIYKPLVTTLRRSNLMIPDSTASADAPKKRIFSFEITLTAAVILITCIMAVLVMKGIM from the coding sequence ATGAATATGACAAAGAAAACAAGCAAACTCACCCTCATGGCCATGCTTTGTGCGCTGGCCTTTGTAGCAGTTGTGGCAATCCGGATTCCCTTAATTCCAATACTGCCTTTCCTTGAGTATGAACCCAAGGATATTATCATCCTGACCGGAGGCTTCCTATTCGGCCCAATGTCCGCGGCACTGATCTCTGTCATTGTGTCTTTTGTAGAGATGTTCACCATCAGCAGCACCGGTATCATCGGGCTGATCATGAACATTCTATCAACAGTGGCATTTGTTTGTCCGGCAGCTTATCTCTATAAGAAGCGCCATTCCATGTGGGGAGCTTTCTTTGGCATGGTGTTAGGCACTCTTCTCATGACCCTGGTCATGGTTTTGTGGAACTACCTCATCACCCCGATTTACATGGGATATCCGCGGGAAGCTGTAGTCAAACTCCTTCTCCCGGCATTTATTCCCTTTAACCTGTTAAAGGGAGGAATCAATACAGCCCTGACTCTTCTCATCTATAAGCCTTTGGTGACCACCCTGAGAAGATCCAATCTTATGATTCCCGATTCAACAGCTTCTGCCGACGCTCCCAAAAAGAGGATTTTCAGTTTTGAAATTACCCTTACTGCAGCAGTCATCTTAATAACATGTATTATGGCTGTCCTGGTTATGAAGGGAATTATGTAA
- a CDS encoding PTS sugar transporter subunit IIA, whose protein sequence is MGLLNNLIKKTREIPAQEIITAYAEGELISIKDVKDPTFAEEILGRGVAIKPSKGELYAPVDGTVAMLFDTLHAIALTTEMGQEILLHIGIDTVELKGKYFSANVKVGQKVKAGELMIRFEIEKIQESGFDTVIPMIVTNQDEFSSFQLADPHTVNIGEKVMAVSK, encoded by the coding sequence ATGGGACTATTAAATAATCTTATTAAAAAAACGAGGGAAATTCCGGCACAGGAAATAATAACTGCTTATGCGGAAGGAGAACTGATATCCATTAAAGATGTAAAGGATCCAACCTTTGCGGAAGAAATATTAGGAAGAGGTGTTGCAATTAAACCTTCTAAGGGGGAATTATATGCACCGGTAGACGGTACTGTTGCCATGTTGTTTGATACCTTGCATGCCATAGCTCTGACAACTGAAATGGGCCAGGAAATTCTGCTTCATATTGGTATTGATACAGTGGAATTAAAGGGAAAATACTTTTCTGCAAATGTAAAAGTGGGGCAGAAAGTAAAAGCAGGAGAATTAATGATCCGCTTTGAAATTGAAAAAATACAGGAATCAGGATTTGATACGGTAATTCCAATGATCGTAACTAATCAGGATGAATTCAGCAGCTTTCAGTTAGCGGATCCCCATACTGTAAATATTGGCGAGAAAGTTATGGCAGTATCCAAATAA
- a CDS encoding sulfatase produces the protein MRAIMVMFDTLSKRFLSTYGSDWTITPNFKRLEEKCVVFDNFYGGSMPCMPARRELHTGRYNFLHRGWGPLEPFDCSIMEELKRAGIYTHLVTDHSHYFEDGGATYHNRYDTWEGFRGQEGDRWVPQICSNPEFNKNPLNKQGISAVQHYANRSRITCEEEMPSVKTINAGLEFLDRYKTEENWFLQIECFDPHEPFYVPEKYRSLYQCGTLENAFNWPPYKLTGNSETKDKLGDLKKEYAALITMCDHHLGRILDFMDENRMWEDTMLIVNTDHGFLLGERGFMGKNYMPMYEEIIHIPFYMHDPRYEKEKGRRSELAQTIDIAPTLLECFKVDLNGYEMDGKPLTPIVNGNKKIHENILFGIYGGHINIYDGKYMLMKSPEKENKPLVSWTLMPANMRGFYKREILEGGSFISGGRFTNGIPCMKYEEQVYIDPMQFGDLLFDLEADPEQKNPLEDLKIMEEMCRKLKKAMDQVEAPEEQFVRIGLEYN, from the coding sequence ATGAGAGCAATTATGGTAATGTTTGATACCCTTAGCAAAAGGTTTTTATCCACTTATGGATCGGATTGGACAATCACACCTAATTTCAAGCGTTTAGAAGAAAAATGTGTGGTATTTGATAATTTCTATGGCGGAAGTATGCCCTGTATGCCGGCAAGGAGGGAATTGCATACAGGAAGGTATAATTTTCTGCACAGGGGCTGGGGACCTTTAGAACCTTTTGACTGTTCGATTATGGAAGAATTGAAACGTGCAGGAATCTATACCCATCTGGTAACGGATCATTCCCATTATTTTGAAGACGGAGGCGCAACCTATCACAACAGGTATGATACGTGGGAAGGTTTTCGGGGGCAGGAAGGAGACCGTTGGGTGCCGCAGATTTGTTCAAACCCGGAATTCAATAAAAATCCCCTGAACAAACAGGGAATTTCGGCTGTACAGCACTATGCAAACCGAAGCAGGATTACCTGTGAAGAAGAGATGCCAAGTGTAAAGACCATAAATGCAGGACTTGAGTTTCTTGATCGTTATAAAACAGAAGAAAATTGGTTTTTGCAGATTGAGTGTTTTGATCCCCATGAACCTTTTTATGTGCCGGAAAAGTATCGCAGCCTGTATCAGTGCGGAACCTTGGAAAATGCATTTAACTGGCCGCCTTATAAACTTACAGGTAATAGTGAGACGAAGGATAAATTAGGTGATCTGAAAAAAGAATATGCTGCCCTTATTACCATGTGTGATCATCACCTGGGACGTATCCTGGATTTTATGGATGAAAATAGAATGTGGGAGGATACGATGCTTATTGTAAATACAGATCATGGGTTTCTGTTGGGGGAAAGAGGTTTCATGGGTAAAAATTATATGCCTATGTATGAGGAAATTATTCACATTCCTTTCTATATGCATGATCCCAGGTATGAAAAAGAAAAGGGCAGGAGAAGTGAATTAGCTCAGACCATTGATATTGCTCCGACACTGTTGGAATGTTTTAAGGTAGATTTAAACGGCTATGAAATGGATGGCAAGCCGCTGACGCCAATTGTAAATGGTAATAAAAAAATCCATGAAAACATACTTTTTGGCATATACGGTGGTCATATTAATATTTACGATGGAAAATACATGTTAATGAAATCGCCGGAAAAGGAAAATAAACCTTTGGTGAGCTGGACCTTAATGCCTGCAAATATGAGAGGATTTTATAAAAGAGAGATTCTGGAAGGCGGTTCTTTCATAAGCGGAGGACGTTTTACAAACGGAATCCCCTGCATGAAATACGAGGAACAGGTTTATATTGATCCAATGCAATTTGGTGATTTATTATTTGATTTAGAAGCAGATCCTGAACAGAAGAATCCGCTGGAAGATTTAAAAATCATGGAGGAAATGTGCAGAAAGCTAAAAAAAGCAATGGATCAGGTAGAAGCTCCTGAAGAACAATTTGTACGGATTGGTCTGGAGTATAACTAG
- a CDS encoding PTS transporter subunit EIIC produces the protein MSKNYEKMSEQIIACSGGGDNFLTVTNCATRVRVTYKNMDAVNIEDMKKIEGVLSVIVNDAVQIVVGPGACNKIADMIQKRLNVAEDPEMADSSDDKNVSSVKKRKINIFRVFSDIFVPILPAMIAGGVLQGLNNVLKNYAVVRAVEAGIEAVGDLTAAQVWLQNYHLLGLSNIIGVIYTAIFGFLAVYVGYTSAKQFKLEPVLGAVLGSITLQSTLTGVGAVPGQGGLIGVILGVFVMSYIQRAVKKAVPNAVDVIFTPVLTVLITTALMVTIFMPVCGVLSSSIVQGLMWLLNTTGPVGGFVLSALAPLLISTGLHQGLTAIHMEMINSTGYAPLLAVQVMSNAGMVGASCAIFIMTKQKAVKDACKGAIPTSFLCVGEPVIYGVCLPSGFGFITGSIGAGVGGFFIRTFDVAFNSMGMAGMSAIPLVADGKYLYYMISYFAGAAAAFALTLIVGKARHYQ, from the coding sequence ATGAGCAAAAATTATGAGAAAATGTCAGAACAAATTATTGCCTGCTCTGGGGGAGGGGATAATTTCCTTACTGTAACAAATTGTGCAACAAGGGTAAGAGTTACATATAAGAATATGGATGCAGTTAACATTGAGGATATGAAAAAAATCGAAGGGGTTTTATCCGTTATAGTTAATGATGCGGTCCAAATCGTCGTAGGTCCGGGCGCCTGTAATAAAATTGCGGATATGATACAGAAAAGGCTGAATGTAGCTGAAGATCCGGAAATGGCTGACAGTTCTGACGATAAAAATGTTTCAAGTGTGAAAAAGAGAAAAATTAATATTTTCAGAGTTTTTTCAGATATTTTTGTACCAATATTACCGGCAATGATTGCCGGTGGTGTTTTACAAGGATTAAATAACGTTCTGAAAAATTATGCCGTAGTGAGAGCTGTTGAAGCCGGCATAGAAGCAGTGGGTGATTTGACGGCAGCTCAGGTATGGCTGCAGAATTACCATTTACTGGGTCTGAGTAATATTATTGGAGTGATTTATACAGCCATATTTGGTTTCCTTGCAGTTTATGTAGGGTATACCTCGGCAAAACAGTTTAAGCTCGAACCTGTATTGGGGGCGGTTTTGGGAAGCATTACGTTACAAAGTACTCTGACCGGTGTAGGTGCGGTGCCTGGACAAGGCGGATTGATTGGCGTAATCCTTGGTGTTTTTGTAATGTCATATATTCAAAGAGCCGTTAAAAAAGCAGTGCCAAATGCAGTGGATGTAATCTTCACACCGGTACTTACTGTTTTAATAACAACTGCGCTTATGGTTACAATATTTATGCCTGTATGCGGTGTATTATCATCGTCTATTGTACAGGGACTTATGTGGCTGCTTAATACCACAGGCCCGGTGGGCGGATTTGTATTATCTGCATTAGCTCCTCTGTTAATATCAACCGGGCTTCATCAGGGATTGACAGCCATACACATGGAAATGATTAACAGTACGGGATATGCACCGCTTCTTGCGGTTCAGGTTATGAGTAATGCAGGAATGGTAGGCGCATCATGTGCCATCTTTATTATGACAAAACAAAAAGCGGTAAAAGATGCCTGTAAGGGTGCTATTCCAACCAGTTTTCTTTGTGTTGGAGAACCGGTTATCTACGGAGTGTGCCTGCCGTCTGGATTTGGCTTTATTACCGGTTCTATCGGTGCGGGAGTCGGAGGCTTTTTTATCAGAACATTTGATGTGGCATTTAACTCCATGGGCATGGCAGGGATGTCTGCAATACCGCTTGTTGCAGATGGTAAATATCTGTATTACATGATCAGTTATTTTGCGGGTGCGGCTGCAGCGTTTGCATTGACATTGATTGTTGGTAAGGCAAGGCATTACCAATAA
- a CDS encoding MurR/RpiR family transcriptional regulator, translating into MNILEKIKDNMSNFTVGERLVAEYAIQFPVDVVRYSAEALAEHCNTSRSNVVRLCKKLGYTGFSEFKYEMNRYMNTPHAVTKKHLTQEEGDSLSAFRKYLNCFSQLETLYNSSQLKLIAEIILRSNKIIILGHYHSFFSAQQLEFRLNRCRIDAHAINDLSTTEAFGEILTQEDTVIIFSISGGKIYHDSVCTFRKRGVNIILITMTENSPISRYTDMKVILPCITRLYDESVLDDAPTFYLFIELLIEEINHQILAKCDVSDNS; encoded by the coding sequence ATGAATATATTAGAAAAAATAAAGGATAATATGTCAAACTTTACTGTCGGTGAAAGACTTGTTGCTGAATATGCAATCCAATTCCCGGTGGATGTTGTGCGGTATTCAGCCGAAGCACTGGCAGAACATTGCAATACATCCCGCAGCAATGTTGTAAGGTTATGCAAGAAGCTTGGGTATACTGGCTTTTCAGAATTTAAATACGAAATGAACCGATACATGAATACTCCTCATGCAGTAACAAAAAAACACCTTACCCAAGAAGAGGGAGATTCGCTCTCTGCTTTCAGAAAATATCTTAACTGTTTCAGCCAATTAGAGACATTATACAATTCTTCTCAGTTAAAACTAATTGCAGAAATCATCCTCAGATCAAATAAAATTATAATATTAGGGCATTATCATTCTTTCTTTTCCGCACAACAGCTGGAATTTCGTTTAAACAGATGCCGTATTGATGCCCATGCTATTAATGATTTAAGCACTACTGAGGCTTTTGGAGAAATATTGACACAAGAGGATACAGTCATTATTTTTTCCATCAGCGGCGGAAAAATATATCATGACAGCGTTTGCACCTTCCGTAAAAGGGGGGTAAATATCATATTAATTACCATGACTGAAAATTCACCTATATCAAGATACACGGATATGAAAGTTATTCTTCCCTGTATCACAAGGCTGTATGACGAATCAGTATTGGATGATGCACCTACTTTTTACCTTTTTATTGAATTGCTCATAGAAGAAATAAATCATCAGATATTGGCTAAATGTGATGTTTCCGATAATAGTTAA
- a CDS encoding DUF6783 domain-containing protein, translating to MFLFSRICLKTACSGMCVTLCEKFVPDEGCVVGCAGLPKLPSINAQKKRKDSPMRENPSSFYSYGF from the coding sequence TTGTTTTTATTTTCCAGAATATGTCTGAAAACTGCTTGTTCCGGGATGTGCGTTACACTTTGTGAGAAATTTGTTCCAGATGAAGGCTGCGTAGTGGGCTGCGCCGGCCTTCCGAAACTCCCTTCAATAAATGCACAAAAAAAGAGGAAGGATTCCCCCATGCGGGAGAATCCTTCCTCTTTTTACAGCTATGGCTTTTAA
- a CDS encoding L-fucose/L-arabinose isomerase family protein, whose translation MNNIPELKVGIVAVSRDCFPESLSVNRRKALVEAYSAKYDAANIYESPVCIVESEIHMVQALEDVREAGCNALVVYLGNFGPEISETLLAKHFDGPVMFIAAAEESGDNLTQGRGDAYCGMLNASYNLKLRNVKAYIPEYPVGTAEECADMIEEFLPIARSLVGLSQLKIISFGPRPLNFLACNAPIKQLYNLGVEIEENSELDLFEAYNKHADDPRIPDVVKDMEKELGEGNQKPEILPKLAQYELTLLDWVEAHKGYRKYVAIAGKCWPAFQTQFGFVPCYVNSRLTGMGIPVSCEVDIYGALSEFIGTCISLDAVTLLDINNTVPADMYEGDIKGKHDYTHQDTFMGFHCGNTCSRKLSACSMKYQMIMARALPEEVTQGTLEGDIAPGDITFFRLQSTADNLLRAYVAQGEVLPVATRSFGSIGVFAIPEMGRFYRHVLIEKNFPHHGAVAFGHYGKAIFEVFKYLGVEEIGFNQPKGMLYKTENPFG comes from the coding sequence ATGAATAATATCCCGGAATTAAAAGTAGGAATCGTGGCGGTGAGCAGGGACTGTTTCCCTGAATCCTTGTCTGTAAACAGGAGAAAAGCGCTGGTAGAGGCATACAGTGCAAAGTATGATGCCGCAAACATCTATGAAAGTCCTGTCTGTATCGTGGAAAGTGAGATCCACATGGTCCAGGCCTTGGAGGATGTAAGGGAAGCCGGCTGCAATGCCCTGGTAGTATATCTTGGAAACTTTGGACCGGAGATTTCAGAAACCCTTCTTGCAAAGCATTTTGACGGACCGGTCATGTTTATCGCTGCGGCTGAGGAAAGCGGGGATAACTTAACTCAGGGACGTGGAGACGCCTACTGCGGAATGTTAAATGCAAGCTACAATTTAAAGCTGAGAAATGTCAAGGCATACATACCGGAATATCCGGTGGGAACGGCAGAGGAATGTGCCGACATGATCGAGGAATTCCTTCCCATAGCCAGAAGCCTGGTAGGGCTTTCCCAGTTAAAAATCATCAGCTTTGGTCCGCGCCCTTTAAATTTCCTTGCATGCAATGCTCCTATCAAGCAGCTTTATAACCTGGGAGTGGAGATCGAAGAAAACTCTGAGCTGGATTTATTTGAAGCTTATAATAAGCATGCAGACGATCCAAGGATTCCGGATGTGGTAAAAGATATGGAAAAGGAACTGGGAGAAGGAAATCAAAAGCCGGAGATCCTTCCAAAGCTTGCCCAGTATGAACTCACCCTTTTGGATTGGGTGGAGGCTCACAAGGGATACCGGAAATATGTAGCCATTGCAGGTAAATGCTGGCCCGCATTCCAGACCCAGTTCGGATTTGTTCCATGCTACGTAAACAGCCGTCTGACAGGAATGGGCATCCCGGTTTCCTGTGAAGTAGACATTTACGGAGCTCTCAGTGAGTTCATCGGAACCTGCATCAGTCTGGATGCCGTGACCCTGCTTGATATTAACAATACGGTGCCTGCCGATATGTATGAAGGGGATATTAAGGGCAAGCATGATTATACCCACCAGGATACCTTTATGGGCTTCCACTGCGGAAATACCTGTTCCAGAAAGCTTTCTGCCTGTTCCATGAAGTACCAGATGATCATGGCCAGAGCGCTTCCTGAGGAGGTTACCCAGGGAACCCTTGAAGGGGATATTGCTCCCGGCGACATTACGTTTTTCCGTCTGCAGAGCACTGCGGACAATTTACTCCGTGCTTACGTTGCCCAGGGAGAGGTGCTTCCCGTTGCAACCCGTTCCTTTGGGTCCATCGGTGTGTTTGCAATTCCGGAAATGGGAAGGTTTTACCGCCATGTGCTGATCGAGAAGAACTTCCCTCACCACGGTGCGGTTGCTTTCGGCCATTATGGGAAGGCCATATTTGAGGTATTTAAGTATCTTGGGGTGGAAGAAATCGGATTTAACCAGCCTAAGGGGATGCTTTATAAGACGGAGAATCCGTTTGGTTAA
- a CDS encoding DUF4867 family protein, whose protein sequence is MGLPIKPVTDPSFCTYGKVVTGYDAGELLEKMKETPLPEDVIYVPSVEELEELAVSKEMEKKLYGQLPIQVGYCNGHNKKLNAVEYHRNSEINIAVTDLVLILGRQQDIAPDYTYDSGKMEAFLVPAGTIIEVYATTLHYAPCHVEEEGFRCVVILPKDTNTDLEPAGEALNEEDRLLFARNKWLIGHKEGGLPEHAYIGVTGENLSI, encoded by the coding sequence ATGGGATTACCAATCAAACCAGTGACAGATCCAAGCTTTTGCACTTACGGAAAAGTGGTCACAGGATACGATGCAGGAGAGCTGTTGGAAAAAATGAAGGAAACACCTCTTCCGGAAGATGTGATTTATGTACCTTCCGTAGAGGAATTAGAAGAACTGGCGGTTTCTAAGGAAATGGAAAAGAAGCTGTACGGCCAGCTGCCCATTCAGGTAGGCTACTGCAACGGCCACAATAAAAAGCTGAACGCAGTGGAATACCACAGGAATTCAGAGATAAATATAGCCGTGACGGATCTGGTCCTGATTTTAGGGCGGCAGCAGGATATTGCCCCGGATTATACATATGATTCAGGCAAAATGGAGGCATTCCTGGTTCCAGCAGGGACAATCATTGAAGTTTACGCCACAACTCTTCATTATGCGCCCTGCCATGTAGAGGAAGAGGGCTTCCGTTGTGTGGTGATTCTTCCAAAGGATACCAACACCGATTTAGAGCCTGCCGGAGAAGCCCTGAATGAAGAGGACAGATTGCTGTTTGCCAGGAACAAATGGCTCATTGGACATAAAGAGGGCGGACTTCCGGAGCATGCTTATATCGGCGTAACAGGAGAAAATCTATCTATTTGA
- the fsa gene encoding fructose-6-phosphate aldolase, with protein MRFFIDTANVEEIRMANEMGIICGVTTNPSLIAKEGRDFKQVIGEIASIVDGPISGEVKATTVDAKGMIKEGREIAAIHPNMVVKIPMTAEGLKAVKVLSAEGISTNVTLVFSAAQALLAARAGAAYVSPFLGRLDDISMPGIDLIEDIMEIFQIHGIETEIIAASVRNPIHVIDCAKAGADIATVPYKVLVQMIQHPLTDQGIEKFKKDYLAVFGE; from the coding sequence ATGCGTTTTTTTATTGATACGGCAAATGTGGAAGAAATCAGAATGGCCAATGAAATGGGAATTATCTGCGGGGTTACCACCAACCCGTCCCTGATTGCAAAGGAAGGCCGCGATTTTAAGCAGGTGATCGGGGAAATCGCCTCCATTGTTGACGGTCCTATCAGCGGAGAGGTGAAGGCCACTACAGTGGATGCAAAGGGCATGATAAAGGAAGGCCGGGAGATAGCGGCCATCCATCCCAACATGGTGGTGAAAATTCCAATGACTGCAGAGGGGCTAAAGGCAGTGAAGGTGCTGAGTGCAGAGGGAATTTCTACTAATGTTACCCTGGTATTTTCAGCGGCCCAGGCCCTTTTGGCAGCAAGAGCAGGTGCAGCCTATGTATCCCCGTTTTTGGGACGCTTGGATGACATCTCCATGCCTGGGATCGACCTCATTGAAGACATTATGGAAATATTCCAGATTCATGGAATTGAGACCGAGATCATTGCGGCCAGTGTGCGCAATCCCATCCATGTGATTGACTGCGCCAAAGCAGGGGCCGATATTGCAACGGTACCCTACAAGGTGCTGGTTCAGATGATACAGCACCCGCTGACAGACCAGGGAATTGAAAAATTTAAAAAGGATTATCTGGCTGTATTCGGAGAATAA
- the xylB gene encoding xylulokinase, whose translation MNYLIGIDVGTSATKTVLFDEKGSVVASASREYPLYQPRNGWAEQKPEDWKEAVLATLSQVVAESGVLKEDVKGIGISGQMHGLVMLDEKNEVIRPSIIWCDQRTGAEVEDMLEIMPKERWIEITANPPLTGWTAAKILWVRKNEPENYGRCRHILLPKDYIRHVLTGVYATEVSDASGMQLLDVPGRCWSKEVLDKLDIDQELLGKVFESCEVTGTLLPEIAEKTGLSVETKVVGGAGDNAAAAVGTGVVKDGTAFTTIGTSGVVFAHSGQVTIDPKGRVHTCCCAVPGAWHVMGVTQGAGLSLKWFKDNFCQDYVEEAQSQGIDVYDLINRDVAQVEAGSDKLIYLPYLMGERTPHLDPDCRAVFFGLSAIHTRKHMLRAVMEGVSYSLSDCNDILKEMGISVGEMMACGGGGKSPVWRQMLADMYDCHVKTVAQTEGPALGAAILAGVGCGIYESVEAACDALISEDKSTGPEERQAGLYKKYHQLYKQLYEDLKDSYKRLAAL comes from the coding sequence ATGAATTATCTGATTGGAATTGACGTGGGGACATCGGCGACAAAGACTGTTCTGTTTGATGAAAAGGGTTCTGTGGTTGCTTCCGCGTCCAGGGAATATCCCCTTTACCAGCCCAGGAACGGCTGGGCGGAGCAGAAGCCGGAAGACTGGAAGGAGGCGGTTCTTGCTACCCTTTCCCAGGTGGTGGCAGAGTCAGGCGTTTTAAAAGAGGATGTGAAGGGAATCGGAATCTCAGGCCAGATGCACGGGCTTGTAATGCTTGATGAAAAAAATGAGGTCATACGCCCTTCCATCATCTGGTGTGACCAGAGGACTGGAGCCGAAGTGGAAGACATGCTTGAGATCATGCCAAAAGAGCGCTGGATTGAGATCACAGCCAATCCGCCTCTTACCGGCTGGACGGCGGCCAAGATTTTATGGGTGAGAAAAAATGAGCCTGAGAATTACGGAAGGTGCAGGCATATCCTCCTTCCAAAGGATTACATCCGTCACGTATTGACGGGAGTTTATGCAACCGAGGTTTCCGACGCCAGCGGAATGCAGCTTTTGGATGTGCCGGGAAGGTGCTGGTCAAAAGAAGTCCTGGATAAGCTGGATATTGATCAGGAGCTTTTGGGCAAAGTATTTGAATCCTGTGAGGTGACGGGGACCCTTCTTCCGGAGATCGCGGAGAAAACCGGACTTTCTGTGGAAACAAAAGTCGTAGGAGGAGCCGGAGACAATGCGGCAGCCGCGGTAGGGACAGGTGTTGTAAAGGATGGAACGGCCTTTACCACCATAGGTACTTCAGGAGTCGTGTTTGCCCACAGCGGCCAGGTCACCATTGATCCCAAGGGAAGAGTCCATACCTGCTGCTGCGCCGTTCCGGGGGCATGGCATGTGATGGGAGTGACCCAGGGGGCAGGTCTTTCCCTAAAATGGTTTAAGGACAATTTCTGTCAGGATTATGTGGAAGAGGCCCAAAGCCAGGGGATTGATGTTTACGATCTCATTAACAGGGATGTGGCCCAGGTAGAGGCAGGAAGCGATAAGCTCATTTACCTTCCCTATTTAATGGGGGAGCGGACCCCTCATCTGGACCCGGACTGCCGGGCAGTATTTTTTGGACTTTCCGCCATACATACAAGAAAGCATATGCTTCGGGCTGTCATGGAAGGAGTATCTTATTCTCTCAGTGACTGCAATGACATTCTCAAGGAAATGGGAATCAGCGTGGGAGAGATGATGGCATGCGGCGGCGGTGGAAAAAGTCCGGTGTGGCGTCAGATGCTGGCTGATATGTATGACTGCCATGTAAAAACCGTTGCCCAGACAGAAGGACCTGCCCTGGGAGCTGCCATTTTGGCCGGAGTAGGATGCGGGATTTATGAGAGCGTGGAAGCAGCCTGTGATGCCCTGATCTCTGAGGATAAGTCCACAGGTCCAGAAGAAAGACAGGCCGGCCTTTATAAAAAATACCATCAGCTATACAAGCAGCTTTATGAGGATCTGAAGGACAGCTATAAAAGGCTCGCAGCGTTATAA
- a CDS encoding sugar O-acetyltransferase, with translation MDLREKMRSGKLYNCVDESLMAEQTACLETLYDFNQTRPSESRKRQDILKKLFAEIGANCYIEPPLHANWGKHVHMGNDVYANFNLTLVDDADIHIGNNVMFGPNVVVDTAAHPIRPDIRKKQIQFNVPVTIEDNVWIGAGAIILPGVLIGENSVIGAGSVVTKDIPANAVAYGSPCRVIREIGQRDMKYYFRDWEIDLDE, from the coding sequence ATGGATTTAAGAGAAAAAATGAGAAGCGGAAAACTTTACAACTGCGTTGACGAGTCCCTGATGGCAGAACAAACCGCCTGCCTGGAAACCCTTTACGACTTCAATCAAACCCGTCCTTCCGAGAGCCGGAAGCGGCAGGATATCCTGAAAAAGCTCTTTGCCGAAATCGGAGCAAACTGTTACATAGAGCCTCCCCTCCACGCCAACTGGGGCAAGCACGTCCATATGGGGAATGACGTTTATGCAAACTTTAACTTAACCCTTGTGGATGACGCCGATATCCACATCGGAAACAACGTCATGTTCGGCCCGAACGTTGTGGTGGACACTGCCGCCCATCCCATCCGCCCCGATATCCGCAAGAAGCAGATCCAGTTTAACGTCCCCGTTACCATCGAAGACAATGTATGGATCGGGGCCGGGGCCATCATCCTTCCCGGCGTACTCATCGGTGAAAACAGCGTGATCGGAGCCGGAAGCGTAGTGACAAAAGATATTCCCGCCAATGCAGTAGCCTATGGAAGCCCCTGCAGAGTCATAAGAGAAATCGGACAGCGGGATATGAAGTACTATTTCAGGGACTGGGAAATCGATTTAGATGAATAA